The Caulifigura coniformis genome includes a region encoding these proteins:
- a CDS encoding GNAT family N-acetyltransferase produces the protein MSKLPEITTERLLLRPWRRADRPHFAAVNADLRVVECLPGVLTREESDAFVDRIEAHFEKNGFGLWCVEAPGVAECLGFIGLSIPQFETHFTPCVEIGWRLGSQYWGQGYAPEGARAAMEFGFRTLGLHEIVSFTVPHNTRSRRVMEKIGMTRDEAGDFEHPRLAPGHPLRSHVLYRCRNPDGKAV, from the coding sequence ATGTCCAAGCTTCCTGAAATTACGACCGAGAGACTGCTGCTGCGTCCGTGGCGGCGAGCAGATCGTCCACACTTCGCCGCAGTCAACGCCGATCTTCGTGTGGTGGAATGCCTGCCGGGCGTGCTGACCCGTGAAGAGAGCGACGCCTTTGTCGACCGGATCGAAGCCCATTTTGAGAAGAATGGTTTTGGGCTGTGGTGCGTCGAGGCGCCGGGGGTCGCCGAGTGCCTGGGGTTCATCGGACTCTCAATCCCGCAGTTCGAGACGCACTTCACGCCCTGCGTCGAAATCGGGTGGCGTCTGGGATCGCAATACTGGGGACAGGGTTATGCGCCGGAAGGGGCCCGTGCGGCGATGGAATTCGGCTTCCGCACGCTTGGTCTCCACGAAATCGTGTCGTTCACGGTGCCGCACAACACGCGGTCGCGGCGGGTGATGGAAAAAATCGGGATGACCCGGGACGAGGCAGGGGACTTCGAGCATCCCCGGCTGGCGCCCGGACATCCGCTCCGAAGCCATGTGCTCTATCGCTGTCGCAACCCGGACGGGAAAGCGGTCTAA
- a CDS encoding glucuronate isomerase has product MTDLSRRLFDELESLVLIDPHTHINPHAPASKTLADIMGYHYYTELAHSAGMPKAYIEDKGITPKEKVGRLVEKLGDLSNTIQVSWLMEICREFFGFQDDAITTKNWEKLYDGALAKMQLADWEQQVLTHSKLEAVFLTNDFDDPLEGFDTKKYIPCLRTDDLVFHFAKPETRARLAKATGIEATSAELLRSAIGKLFAHFTKQGARACAISIPPGFVPMKVSSADAQTVVERAASGGVLTLDQSATLSQFVFWTLAEFCSEHSLPFDLMIGVNRRVYEDGVFQGQDLFDMRVSLIQYKELFNAFPKVTFPISVLGNTSNNELVSYAWIFPNVVTNGHWWYSNIPTYIEVDTRSRLEAVPRSKQVGYYSDMYKLEFALPKFRMYRRVLAKVLAEDFVIGRGWSETKAIELGKQVLRGNVETIFKV; this is encoded by the coding sequence ATGACCGACCTGTCCCGCCGGCTGTTTGATGAGCTTGAATCGCTGGTCCTCATCGACCCGCATACGCACATCAATCCGCATGCTCCCGCGTCGAAGACTCTCGCGGACATCATGGGCTATCACTACTACACCGAACTGGCCCACTCGGCCGGGATGCCGAAGGCCTACATCGAAGACAAGGGGATCACGCCGAAGGAGAAGGTCGGCCGGCTGGTCGAGAAGCTGGGCGATCTCTCGAACACGATCCAGGTCAGCTGGCTGATGGAGATCTGCCGCGAGTTTTTCGGGTTTCAGGACGACGCGATCACGACGAAGAACTGGGAAAAGCTTTACGACGGCGCCCTCGCCAAGATGCAGCTGGCCGACTGGGAACAGCAGGTCCTGACGCACAGCAAGCTCGAGGCTGTGTTCCTGACCAACGACTTCGACGATCCTCTCGAAGGCTTCGATACGAAGAAGTACATCCCCTGCCTGCGGACGGATGACCTGGTCTTCCATTTCGCGAAGCCCGAGACACGAGCCCGCCTGGCGAAGGCGACCGGCATCGAGGCGACATCGGCCGAATTGCTGCGGAGCGCCATCGGCAAGCTGTTCGCCCACTTCACGAAACAGGGGGCCCGTGCCTGCGCGATCTCGATTCCTCCGGGCTTTGTCCCGATGAAGGTCAGCAGCGCGGACGCCCAGACTGTCGTCGAGCGCGCGGCTTCCGGGGGAGTGTTGACGCTCGATCAGTCGGCCACGCTCAGCCAGTTCGTGTTCTGGACGCTGGCCGAGTTCTGCTCTGAGCATTCCCTTCCTTTCGACCTGATGATCGGCGTCAACCGCCGGGTTTATGAAGACGGCGTGTTTCAGGGGCAGGACCTGTTCGACATGCGGGTCTCGCTGATTCAGTACAAAGAACTGTTCAACGCATTTCCGAAGGTCACGTTCCCGATCTCGGTGCTGGGGAACACGAGCAACAACGAACTTGTCAGCTACGCCTGGATCTTCCCGAATGTGGTGACGAACGGACACTGGTGGTATTCGAATATCCCGACCTATATCGAAGTCGACACCAGGAGCCGCCTGGAGGCCGTCCCGCGGTCCAAGCAGGTCGGCTACTACAGCGACATGTACAAGCTGGAGTTTGCTCTGCCGAAGTTCCGCATGTATCGCCGGGTGCTGGCGAAGGTTCTGGCCGAAGACTTCGTGATCGGGCGTGGATGGTCTGAGACGAAGGCGATCGAACTGGGAAAACAGGTCCTCCGCGGCAACGTCGAGACGATTTTCAAAGTGTGA
- a CDS encoding calcium/sodium antiporter, translating to MSGFLWFTAGMLTLVGGAELVVRGASHVATRLGVSPMVIGLTIVSIGTSAPELAIGITAARHGNGALAVGNIAGTNVFNLLFILSLSAVIRPLSLRVQLFRLELPMIVLSAGLMLGLGLDGNLSRADGFVMLMGGITYMIGLYYFTRVAASATTKKEYREEYGPQAVKWSRKALSFNVAMLLGGITLSVIGANWLVDGATALARAFGVSEAIIGLTIVALGTSAPELVTTLISTLRNDRDVAIGNLLGSSIFNIMVILALTCLLVPGGLPVERDLMLFDVPLMALVAFGAVPIFLTGHRVSRLEGGTGVTLFITYMVWLTCFRA from the coding sequence ATGAGCGGATTTCTCTGGTTTACTGCCGGGATGCTGACGTTAGTTGGCGGAGCGGAGCTGGTTGTCCGTGGCGCCTCGCATGTCGCCACCCGTCTCGGCGTCTCTCCCATGGTGATCGGACTGACGATTGTCTCCATTGGGACGAGCGCGCCGGAACTGGCGATCGGAATTACGGCCGCGCGCCATGGGAACGGGGCACTCGCCGTCGGCAACATTGCCGGAACGAACGTTTTCAACCTGTTGTTCATCCTCAGTCTGAGCGCCGTGATCCGGCCGCTGTCGCTGCGCGTGCAGCTGTTCCGGCTTGAACTCCCGATGATCGTCCTGTCTGCCGGGCTGATGCTGGGCCTCGGTCTCGATGGAAACCTGTCGCGTGCGGACGGGTTCGTGATGCTGATGGGCGGCATCACGTACATGATTGGCCTGTACTATTTCACCAGGGTGGCGGCGAGCGCGACGACGAAGAAGGAATACCGGGAGGAGTACGGGCCGCAGGCGGTGAAATGGTCGCGGAAAGCCCTGTCGTTCAATGTGGCAATGCTTCTGGGAGGCATCACGCTTTCGGTGATCGGCGCCAACTGGCTGGTAGATGGCGCCACGGCTCTGGCAAGGGCCTTCGGCGTCTCAGAAGCCATTATCGGGCTGACGATCGTGGCACTGGGAACGTCCGCCCCGGAACTGGTCACCACGCTCATCTCGACATTGCGGAATGATCGCGACGTGGCGATCGGCAACCTCCTCGGCAGCAGCATTTTTAACATCATGGTGATCCTGGCACTGACCTGTCTGCTCGTTCCCGGCGGACTTCCCGTCGAACGGGACCTGATGCTCTTTGACGTCCCGCTGATGGCCCTGGTTGCTTTCGGGGCTGTGCCGATCTTCCTGACCGGACACCGCGTCTCACGGCTCGAAGGGGGAACCGGAGTGACGTTGTTTATCACCTATATGGTGTGGCTGACCTGTTTTCGCGCCTGA